From Vibrio artabrorum, a single genomic window includes:
- a CDS encoding MarR family winged helix-turn-helix transcriptional regulator yields the protein MLNQNLEKIERFASKVWRTQVNEDPICQLSFNEYDYLKVIQAAPEPIRLTDLAVEMQVTKPSATTMVQRLERKGLVERQPSPEDARSKLVILTQKAEVGLKEESKIYQVMAQILESRLSEQESQQLNLLLNKALK from the coding sequence ATGCTGAACCAGAATTTAGAAAAGATTGAACGCTTCGCCTCTAAGGTATGGCGCACTCAAGTTAATGAAGATCCTATCTGTCAATTGAGCTTCAACGAATACGATTATTTGAAGGTCATTCAAGCTGCACCAGAGCCTATTCGACTCACAGACCTTGCGGTTGAGATGCAGGTAACTAAACCTTCCGCAACCACTATGGTTCAAAGACTGGAGAGAAAAGGACTCGTTGAACGTCAACCCTCGCCGGAAGATGCGCGCTCTAAATTGGTCATTTTAACCCAGAAAGCTGAAGTGGGTTTGAAAGAAGAGAGCAAAATTTATCAGGTGATGGCCCAAATTCTGGAAAGCCGCTTGTCTGAGCAAGAATCTCAGCAGTTAAACCTATTATTAAATAAAGCTTTGAAGTAA
- the nlpI gene encoding lipoprotein NlpI, with protein MKWFQTVSMCLVLVLTGCATTSDNTSRWVYPPMAVPLQPSVQQEIQIARLSQLLLRPDLNDEVRAKMLFERGNYYDSVGLRDLARLDYNQSLSLNPAQPDIFNLLGVYFTQAGEFDTAYESFDSTLELDPANSYAERNRAIALYYGERYDLANEEMMKHYADDPSDPFRALWLYIIQHELTPEQAKLDLQARYENRDEQWGWVLVAIMLDDITEEQAFKAILAGTRDNTLLAQRLTETYFYLAKRHHMNGDYANAISLYKLALSFNVYEYVEHRYSFLELSRIFSTLKAEHLAQSKLAAAKQAEAEEEAKAK; from the coding sequence GTGAAATGGTTTCAAACCGTGAGTATGTGTTTAGTGCTTGTACTAACAGGTTGTGCGACAACATCAGATAACACCTCACGTTGGGTTTATCCACCAATGGCGGTACCGCTTCAACCGAGTGTTCAACAAGAAATTCAGATAGCACGCCTTAGTCAACTCTTACTGCGTCCAGATTTGAACGATGAAGTTCGAGCTAAGATGCTGTTTGAACGTGGCAACTACTACGACAGTGTTGGCCTACGTGATCTCGCCCGTCTCGACTACAATCAATCTCTTTCATTGAACCCTGCTCAACCTGATATTTTTAATCTTTTGGGTGTTTACTTTACGCAGGCTGGGGAGTTTGATACCGCTTATGAATCTTTTGATTCTACGTTAGAGCTGGATCCTGCAAACTCATATGCAGAAAGAAACCGTGCTATCGCGCTTTATTATGGTGAGCGTTATGACTTAGCCAATGAAGAGATGATGAAGCACTACGCTGATGATCCGAGTGATCCATTTCGTGCCCTTTGGCTTTACATCATCCAACATGAACTCACGCCAGAGCAAGCCAAGCTTGATTTGCAAGCGCGTTATGAGAACCGTGATGAGCAGTGGGGATGGGTGTTAGTGGCTATCATGCTTGACGATATTACTGAAGAGCAAGCCTTTAAAGCGATCCTAGCCGGTACGCGAGATAATACGCTTCTTGCTCAACGCCTTACTGAGACATACTTCTACCTTGCTAAGCGCCACCATATGAATGGTGACTACGCAAATGCGATCTCTTTGTACAAGCTAGCGTTGTCGTTTAACGTATATGAATACGTTGAGCATCGTTATTCTTTCTTAGAGCTAAGTCGTATTTTTAGCACGCTTAAAGCCGAACATTTGGCGCAGTCTAAATTAGCCGCCGCTAAACAGGCAGAAGCTGAAGAAGAAGCTAAAGCGAAATAA
- the pnp gene encoding polyribonucleotide nucleotidyltransferase — MFEKPVVKSFQYGNHTVTLETGVMARQATAAVMATMDDTSVFVSVVAKKEAVAGQDFFPLTVNYQERTYAAGKIPGGFFKREGRPSEAETLTARLIDRPIRPLFPDAFKNEVQVIATVVSINPDVNPDMITMIATSAALAISGVPFNGPIGAARVGHIDGELVLNPSNTELENSKLDLVVSGTEGAVLMVESEADNLSEEEMLSAVVYGHDQQQVVIKAINEFAAEVATPSWGWVAPEENTALNSRIAELAEAKLVEAYQITEKMTRYDRIHAIADEVNEVLVSENEDVNLKEVHSIFHDLEKTVVRRSIIAGNPRIDGREKDMVRALDVRTGVLPRTHGSSLFTRGETQALVTATLGTQRDAQIIDSLMGEKKDNFLLHYNFPPYCVGETGFVGSPKRREIGHGKLAKRGIQAVMPSVEEFPYTVRVVSEITESNGSSSMASVCGTSLALMDAGVPIKASVAGIAMGLVKEGDDFVVLSDILGDEDHLGDMDFKVAGTNAGITALQMDIKIEGITKEIMQIALNQAQGARKHILSVMDEAISGAREDISEFAPRIHTMKISSDKIKDVIGKGGAVIRALCEETGTTIEIEDDGTIKIAATEGAAAKEAIRRIEEITAEVEVGRIYQGKVARLADFGAFVTILPGKDGLVHISQIADKRVEKVSDYLTEGQEVPVKVLEIDRQGRVRLSMKEAVETPAEGEAPAAE; from the coding sequence ATGTTTGAAAAACCAGTTGTAAAATCGTTCCAATACGGTAACCACACCGTTACTCTAGAAACGGGCGTAATGGCACGTCAAGCTACTGCTGCTGTGATGGCAACGATGGACGATACATCAGTATTCGTTTCTGTTGTTGCTAAGAAAGAAGCTGTTGCCGGTCAAGATTTCTTCCCTCTAACAGTTAACTACCAAGAGCGTACATACGCTGCGGGTAAAATCCCGGGTGGTTTCTTCAAGCGTGAAGGCCGTCCTTCTGAAGCAGAAACACTAACAGCTCGTCTGATTGACCGTCCAATCCGTCCTCTTTTCCCTGATGCATTCAAAAATGAAGTACAGGTAATTGCAACGGTTGTTTCTATCAACCCTGACGTAAACCCAGACATGATCACTATGATCGCAACGTCTGCTGCACTTGCTATCTCTGGTGTTCCATTTAATGGCCCTATCGGTGCTGCTCGTGTTGGTCACATCGATGGCGAACTTGTTCTTAACCCATCAAATACTGAGCTTGAAAACTCTAAACTAGACCTTGTTGTGTCTGGTACAGAAGGCGCAGTACTCATGGTTGAGTCTGAAGCAGATAATCTATCTGAAGAAGAAATGCTTTCAGCTGTTGTTTACGGTCACGACCAACAGCAAGTTGTGATCAAAGCAATCAATGAGTTCGCTGCTGAAGTGGCGACGCCATCATGGGGTTGGGTTGCTCCAGAAGAGAACACGGCTCTTAACTCTCGCATTGCTGAGCTAGCAGAAGCTAAATTAGTTGAAGCTTACCAAATTACTGAAAAAATGACTCGTTACGATCGCATTCACGCAATCGCTGATGAAGTTAACGAAGTATTAGTATCTGAAAATGAAGATGTGAACCTAAAAGAAGTTCATTCTATCTTCCACGATCTAGAGAAAACGGTTGTACGTCGCAGCATCATCGCTGGTAACCCACGTATTGATGGCCGTGAAAAAGACATGGTTCGTGCACTCGACGTACGTACTGGTGTTCTTCCACGTACACACGGTTCTTCTCTATTCACTCGTGGTGAAACTCAAGCACTTGTTACTGCAACGCTTGGTACACAACGTGATGCTCAAATCATCGACAGCCTAATGGGTGAGAAGAAAGACAACTTCCTTCTACACTACAACTTCCCTCCATACTGTGTAGGTGAAACGGGCTTCGTTGGTTCTCCAAAGCGTCGTGAAATTGGTCACGGTAAGCTTGCTAAACGTGGTATCCAAGCGGTAATGCCTTCTGTTGAAGAATTCCCATACACCGTTCGTGTTGTATCGGAAATCACAGAATCTAACGGTTCTTCTTCAATGGCTTCTGTATGTGGTACATCTCTAGCGCTTATGGATGCTGGTGTTCCAATCAAAGCTTCTGTTGCAGGTATCGCAATGGGTCTTGTTAAAGAAGGCGACGATTTCGTTGTTCTTTCTGATATCCTTGGCGACGAAGATCACCTAGGTGACATGGACTTTAAAGTAGCAGGTACTAACGCTGGTATCACTGCACTTCAAATGGACATCAAGATCGAAGGTATCACTAAAGAGATCATGCAAATTGCACTTAACCAAGCGCAAGGTGCACGTAAGCACATCCTTTCTGTCATGGATGAAGCTATCTCTGGTGCTCGTGAAGATATCTCTGAATTCGCTCCACGTATCCACACAATGAAAATCAGCTCTGATAAGATCAAAGATGTTATCGGTAAAGGCGGCGCCGTTATCCGTGCTCTTTGTGAAGAAACGGGTACGACAATCGAAATCGAAGACGATGGCACAATCAAGATTGCTGCTACTGAAGGCGCAGCTGCTAAAGAAGCTATCCGTCGTATCGAAGAGATCACAGCTGAAGTTGAAGTTGGCCGCATTTACCAAGGTAAAGTTGCTCGTCTAGCTGACTTCGGTGCATTCGTTACTATCCTTCCAGGTAAAGATGGTCTAGTACACATCTCTCAAATCGCTGACAAGCGCGTTGAGAAAGTGTCTGACTACCTAACTGAAGGTCAAGAAGTTCCTGTTAAGGTTCTTGAAATTGACCGTCAAGGCCGTGTACGTCTAAGCATGAAAGAAGCAGTTGAAACGCCAGCTGAAGGCGAAGCACCTGCTGCTGAGTAA
- the rpsO gene encoding 30S ribosomal protein S15, with product MSLNAETKAAIVAEYAQSEGDTGSPEVQVALLTASINHLQGHFKAHKHDHHSRRGLLRMVSSRRKLLDYLKGKNLARYQDLIKRLGLRR from the coding sequence ATGTCTCTGAATGCAGAAACTAAAGCAGCAATCGTTGCAGAATACGCACAATCTGAAGGCGACACAGGTTCACCAGAAGTACAAGTAGCACTACTTACTGCTTCTATCAACCACCTACAAGGTCACTTCAAAGCGCACAAACACGATCACCACAGCCGTCGTGGTCTACTACGTATGGTTTCTAGCCGTCGTAAGCTTCTTGATTACTTGAAAGGCAAAAACCTTGCTCGTTACCAAGACCTAATCAAGCGTCTAGGCCTACGTCGCTAA
- the truB gene encoding tRNA pseudouridine(55) synthase TruB, protein MARRRKGRPINGVILLDKTTGISSNDALQKVKRIYFAEKAGHTGALDPLATGMLPICLGEATKFSQFLLDSDKRYVVIAKLGERTNTSDSDGEVVETRDVNVTQEQLERCIASFKGETDQIPSMFSALKYQGKPLYEYARAGIEVPRESRKITVYSIELLRFEGDEVEMEVHCSKGTYIRTITDDLGEMLGCGAHVTMLRRTGVAKYPYERMVTLEQLNEILEQAQAQEIAPKELLDPLLMPMDTAVEDLPEVNLNAELTDLVQHGMPVQVAGAPTEGTVRMTSGEEKLFVGVAQIAEDGRVAPKRLVVFRDEEPQA, encoded by the coding sequence ATGGCTCGCCGTCGTAAAGGTCGCCCTATCAATGGGGTAATTCTATTAGATAAGACGACAGGCATTTCGTCTAATGATGCACTGCAAAAAGTAAAGCGTATTTACTTTGCAGAGAAGGCAGGACACACCGGTGCTCTGGATCCTCTTGCGACTGGCATGCTGCCAATTTGTCTCGGTGAAGCAACGAAGTTCTCTCAGTTTCTTCTCGATTCTGATAAGCGCTACGTTGTTATCGCTAAGCTTGGTGAGCGTACCAATACCTCTGACTCTGATGGTGAAGTGGTCGAGACACGTGATGTTAACGTGACTCAAGAACAACTAGAGCGCTGTATTGCAAGCTTCAAGGGTGAAACCGATCAGATCCCATCAATGTTCTCGGCATTGAAATATCAAGGTAAACCTTTGTATGAATACGCGCGTGCCGGTATCGAGGTTCCTCGTGAGTCTCGTAAGATCACGGTTTACTCTATTGAACTGCTTCGCTTTGAAGGTGATGAAGTTGAAATGGAGGTGCACTGTTCGAAAGGTACTTACATCCGAACAATTACCGACGACCTAGGTGAAATGCTAGGTTGTGGTGCTCACGTGACTATGCTGCGTCGTACTGGTGTCGCGAAATACCCATATGAGCGTATGGTGACTTTGGAGCAGTTAAATGAGATTCTAGAGCAAGCACAGGCGCAGGAAATTGCACCGAAAGAGCTGCTTGATCCACTGCTGATGCCTATGGACACTGCCGTTGAAGACTTACCCGAAGTAAACTTGAACGCGGAACTGACTGACCTTGTTCAGCACGGTATGCCCGTTCAGGTTGCGGGTGCGCCAACGGAAGGCACGGTTCGCATGACCAGTGGCGAAGAGAAACTGTTTGTCGGCGTCGCTCAGATTGCTGAAGATGGCCGAGTTGCACCGAAGCGTTTGGTTGTTTTCAGAGATGAAGAGCCACAAGCGTAG
- the rbfA gene encoding 30S ribosome-binding factor RbfA gives MSKEFSRTQRVSQQLQKELALILQREVRDSRIGMVTISDVEVSRDLAYAKVFVTFLCIGEQTPESCLAALKEHEVPVRMALGKRIRHRLTPEVRFTYDNTLVEGMRMSNLVSEVLNDDKRKQEEAGRADETQSKGEE, from the coding sequence ATGTCAAAAGAATTTAGCCGCACACAACGTGTGTCTCAGCAGCTTCAAAAAGAGCTTGCTCTTATCCTACAACGTGAAGTTCGTGACTCACGTATCGGTATGGTAACTATCTCAGATGTAGAAGTGTCTCGTGACCTTGCATACGCAAAGGTGTTCGTGACTTTCCTATGTATCGGTGAGCAAACCCCTGAATCTTGCCTTGCCGCTCTTAAGGAGCATGAAGTGCCAGTACGTATGGCGCTTGGTAAGCGTATTCGTCACCGTTTAACGCCTGAAGTTCGTTTTACTTACGACAACACACTCGTAGAAGGCATGCGTATGTCTAACCTAGTGAGTGAAGTTCTGAACGATGACAAGCGCAAGCAAGAAGAAGCGGGTCGTGCTGACGAAACTCAGTCTAAGGGCGAAGAGTAA
- the infB gene encoding translation initiation factor IF-2 translates to MTQLTVKALSEEIGTPVDRLIEQLADAGMKKTGSDQVSDSEKQSLLTHLKKEHGDTSGESEPTRLTLQRKTRSTLSVAAGGGKSKDVQVEVRKKRTYVKRSTIEDEAKREAEELAKREAEEKAQREAQEQAKRDAAEKAQREAEEKAKREADAKRDAEEKAQRAQAEKAKKDMNSKNADVNAQAKKEADELKARQEQEAQRKAEAEAAKLVEEARKLAEENQERWSEEEKKKKEQEKSADYHVTTSTYAREAEDAADQKEEKAPRRRKKKAAPAAQPNNTRGGRNQRGRGAKGKLAKPTSMQQGFDKSATVAKSDVAIGETIVVSELASKMSVKATEVIKVMMKMGAMATINQVIDQETAQLVAEEMGHKVILRKENELEEAVLADRDNDAIAEGRAPVVTIMGHVDHGKTSTLDYIRRAHVADAEAGGITQHIGAYHVETDNGMITFLDTPGHAAFTAMRARGAQATDIVVLVVAADDGVMPQTIEAIQHAKAAGVPLIVAVNKIDKEGANPDNVKNELAQYDVIPEEWGGENIFVHISAKQGTNIEGLLEAILLQSEVLELTAVKDGMASGVVVESRLDRGRGPVATVLVQSGTLNKGDIVLCGQEYGRVRAMRDENGKDIETAGPSIPVEILGLSGVPASGDEATVVRDERKAREVANYRQGKFRDVKLARQQKAKLENMFANMTAGEVAELNVVLKADVQGSVEAIADSLLKLSTDEVKVNIVGSGVGGITETDATLAAASNAIILGFNVRADATARNTVQNENLDLRYYSIIYQLIDEVKQAMGGMLAPEFRQEIIGLAQVRDVFKSPKLGAIAGCIVTEGTIKRSNPIRVLRDNVVIYEGELESLRRFKDDVQEVKNGYECGVGVKNYNDVRVGDQIEVFEIVEVKRTLD, encoded by the coding sequence ATGACACAATTAACAGTTAAAGCACTGAGTGAAGAGATTGGTACGCCAGTTGACCGCTTAATTGAACAACTTGCTGATGCAGGCATGAAGAAAACAGGTTCGGATCAAGTTAGTGATTCAGAGAAACAATCATTGCTAACGCACCTTAAAAAGGAGCATGGCGACACTTCTGGTGAATCAGAGCCGACTCGTTTAACTCTTCAACGCAAGACCCGCAGCACGCTAAGTGTTGCTGCTGGAGGCGGTAAGAGTAAGGATGTTCAAGTAGAGGTACGCAAAAAGCGTACTTATGTGAAGCGCAGCACTATTGAAGATGAAGCGAAACGTGAAGCTGAGGAACTAGCGAAACGTGAAGCGGAAGAGAAAGCACAACGCGAAGCTCAAGAGCAAGCGAAACGTGATGCTGCAGAGAAAGCACAGCGCGAAGCTGAAGAAAAAGCAAAACGTGAAGCGGATGCAAAACGTGATGCTGAAGAAAAAGCTCAACGCGCACAAGCTGAAAAGGCTAAAAAAGACATGAATTCAAAAAATGCAGACGTTAACGCACAAGCGAAAAAAGAAGCGGATGAACTAAAAGCTCGTCAAGAGCAAGAAGCACAGCGTAAAGCTGAAGCAGAAGCGGCGAAGCTAGTTGAAGAAGCTCGTAAGTTAGCAGAAGAGAATCAAGAGCGCTGGTCTGAAGAAGAGAAGAAGAAGAAAGAACAAGAGAAATCTGCGGATTACCATGTGACGACTTCTACTTATGCTCGTGAAGCGGAAGATGCTGCTGACCAGAAAGAAGAAAAAGCGCCTCGTCGTCGTAAGAAGAAAGCGGCTCCAGCGGCTCAACCTAACAATACCCGTGGTGGTCGTAACCAACGTGGTCGTGGCGCTAAAGGTAAGCTTGCTAAACCAACGTCAATGCAGCAAGGTTTTGACAAGTCAGCAACGGTTGCTAAATCAGACGTTGCTATCGGCGAAACAATCGTGGTTTCTGAACTGGCTAGCAAAATGTCAGTTAAAGCAACGGAAGTTATCAAAGTTATGATGAAGATGGGCGCTATGGCGACTATCAACCAAGTGATCGATCAAGAAACTGCGCAACTTGTTGCAGAAGAGATGGGTCACAAGGTAATCCTACGCAAAGAAAACGAACTTGAAGAAGCGGTACTGGCTGACCGTGACAACGATGCTATCGCTGAAGGTCGCGCCCCTGTTGTTACTATCATGGGTCACGTTGACCACGGTAAAACTTCTACACTGGATTACATCCGTCGTGCACACGTTGCAGATGCGGAAGCTGGTGGTATCACACAACACATCGGTGCATATCACGTTGAAACGGATAACGGCATGATCACGTTCCTTGATACTCCAGGACACGCAGCGTTTACTGCTATGCGTGCTCGTGGTGCTCAAGCGACAGATATCGTTGTTCTTGTTGTTGCTGCTGATGATGGTGTTATGCCGCAAACAATCGAAGCTATCCAGCACGCAAAAGCGGCTGGCGTTCCTCTGATTGTTGCTGTAAACAAAATCGATAAAGAAGGCGCTAATCCAGATAACGTTAAGAATGAGCTTGCTCAATACGATGTTATTCCTGAAGAGTGGGGCGGCGAGAACATCTTCGTTCACATCTCTGCAAAACAGGGTACAAACATTGAAGGTCTTCTTGAAGCGATCCTTCTTCAGTCTGAAGTACTAGAATTGACTGCGGTTAAAGATGGTATGGCATCAGGCGTTGTTGTTGAGTCTCGCCTAGACAGAGGCCGTGGCCCTGTTGCTACTGTTCTTGTTCAGTCTGGTACTCTAAACAAAGGCGACATCGTTCTTTGTGGTCAAGAGTATGGCCGTGTTCGTGCAATGCGCGATGAAAATGGTAAAGACATCGAAACTGCAGGTCCATCTATTCCTGTAGAAATTCTAGGTCTTTCTGGCGTACCTGCATCAGGTGACGAAGCGACGGTTGTACGTGATGAGCGTAAAGCACGTGAAGTTGCGAACTATCGTCAAGGTAAATTCCGTGATGTTAAACTCGCTCGCCAACAAAAAGCGAAACTAGAGAACATGTTCGCCAACATGACGGCTGGCGAAGTCGCTGAGCTTAACGTTGTACTTAAAGCAGACGTTCAAGGTTCTGTAGAAGCGATTGCTGACTCTCTACTGAAACTGTCAACGGATGAAGTTAAAGTGAACATCGTAGGTTCTGGTGTTGGTGGTATTACTGAAACTGATGCAACACTTGCAGCCGCTTCTAATGCTATCATCCTTGGTTTCAACGTTCGTGCTGACGCAACTGCGCGTAACACGGTTCAGAACGAAAACCTAGATCTACGTTACTACTCAATCATTTACCAACTGATCGATGAAGTGAAACAGGCGATGGGCGGCATGCTTGCTCCTGAATTCCGTCAAGAGATTATTGGTCTTGCCCAAGTTCGTGACGTATTTAAGTCGCCTAAACTTGGTGCAATCGCTGGTTGTATCGTGACTGAAGGTACGATTAAGCGTAGCAACCCAATCCGTGTACTTCGTGACAACGTTGTTATCTACGAAGGTGAACTAGAGTCACTTCGTCGCTTTAAAGATGACGTTCAAGAAGTTAAAAATGGTTACGAGTGTGGTGTCGGCGTTAAGAACTACAACGACGTTCGCGTTGGTGACCAGATCGAAGTATTCGAAATTGTTGAGGTTAAACGTACTCTAGACTAA
- the nusA gene encoding transcription termination factor NusA, whose translation MNKEILAVVEAVSNEKAVPRERIFEALEIALATATKKKSELEIEVRVEIDRKTGDFETFRRWEAVEEVEFPTKEISIEAAKYDNPEIELGGFIEDDIESVTFDRITTQTAKQVIVQKVREAERAQIVEQFIDNEGELVTGAVKKVNRDTIILDLGNNAEAVILRDDQLPRENFRPGDRVRGLLYAVKPEARGFQLFVTRSKPEMLVELFRVEVPEIGEELIELKAAARDAGSRAKIAVKTNDKRIDPVGACVGMRGARVQAVSNDLGGERIDIVLWDDNPAQFVINAMAPADVASIIVDEDAHSMDIAVEADNLAQAIGRSGQNVRLASQLTGWELNVMTVADLQKKHQEEAVASIENFMKHLDIEEDFAQMLVEEGFSTLEEVAYVPVNELLEVDGLDESIVEELRSRAKDALTTLALAKEETFDGVEPAEDLLALEGLEREMAYKLAAKGVATLEDLADQGVDELEGIEDLTAERAGELIMAARNICWFGDEE comes from the coding sequence ATGAACAAAGAAATTTTGGCGGTAGTAGAAGCTGTTTCTAATGAGAAAGCAGTTCCTCGTGAGCGTATTTTTGAAGCGCTTGAAATCGCGCTTGCAACGGCAACAAAAAAGAAAAGCGAATTAGAAATTGAAGTTCGCGTAGAAATTGACCGTAAAACGGGTGATTTCGAAACTTTCCGTCGTTGGGAAGCTGTTGAGGAAGTTGAATTCCCAACAAAAGAAATCTCGATTGAAGCTGCAAAGTACGATAACCCAGAGATCGAACTTGGCGGTTTCATCGAAGATGACATCGAATCAGTAACGTTTGACCGTATTACGACGCAAACAGCTAAGCAAGTTATCGTACAAAAAGTACGTGAAGCTGAACGTGCTCAAATCGTTGAACAGTTTATTGATAACGAAGGTGAACTCGTTACGGGTGCGGTTAAGAAAGTTAACCGTGACACAATTATTCTAGACCTAGGTAATAACGCTGAAGCTGTCATTCTTCGTGATGATCAACTGCCTCGTGAAAACTTCCGTCCTGGTGATCGTGTTCGAGGCCTGTTATACGCAGTAAAACCAGAAGCTCGAGGTTTCCAGCTTTTCGTTACGCGTTCTAAACCAGAAATGCTAGTTGAGCTATTCCGCGTTGAAGTGCCAGAAATTGGTGAAGAGCTCATTGAACTGAAAGCGGCTGCACGTGACGCGGGTTCTCGTGCTAAAATCGCTGTGAAAACAAACGATAAACGTATTGATCCTGTTGGTGCGTGTGTCGGTATGCGTGGTGCACGTGTACAAGCCGTTTCTAATGATCTTGGCGGTGAGCGTATTGATATCGTGCTTTGGGACGATAACCCGGCTCAATTCGTAATCAACGCAATGGCGCCAGCAGATGTTGCTTCTATTATTGTTGATGAAGATGCACACTCTATGGATATCGCTGTAGAAGCGGATAATCTAGCTCAAGCGATCGGCCGCAGTGGACAAAACGTACGTCTAGCATCTCAACTTACTGGTTGGGAACTGAACGTAATGACAGTTGCAGATCTTCAGAAGAAGCACCAAGAAGAAGCGGTTGCTTCCATTGAAAACTTCATGAAGCACTTAGACATCGAAGAAGACTTTGCTCAAATGCTTGTTGAAGAAGGTTTCTCTACGCTAGAAGAAGTGGCTTATGTACCAGTAAACGAGCTACTTGAAGTCGATGGTCTAGATGAAAGTATCGTTGAAGAGTTGCGTAGCCGTGCAAAAGATGCACTAACGACTTTAGCGTTAGCGAAAGAAGAAACTTTCGACGGCGTTGAGCCTGCTGAAGATTTGCTAGCACTTGAAGGCCTAGAGCGTGAAATGGCTTACAAACTAGCAGCAAAAGGCGTGGCAACATTGGAAGACCTAGCTGACCAAGGCGTTGATGAACTAGAAGGCATTGAAGATCTAACTGCAGAGCGTGCGGGTGAGCTAATTATGGCTGCACGTAACATCTGTTGGTTCGGCGACGAAGAATAA
- the rimP gene encoding ribosome maturation factor RimP: MTGLERQLTEMLDAPVAASGYELVGLEFIRAGEHSTLRIYIDSPNGINVDDCAEVSHQVSAVMDVEDPISVAYNLEVSSPGLERPLFKAEHYQQFIGHEVSIVLKMAVGNRRKWKGDIQSIEGETVTVLVEGQEEEFVLSNIAKANLIPKF, translated from the coding sequence ATGACTGGTTTAGAAAGACAACTTACTGAAATGCTTGACGCTCCAGTAGCTGCATCAGGTTATGAGTTAGTTGGATTAGAATTTATTCGTGCTGGTGAGCACTCAACGCTACGTATTTACATCGATTCGCCTAACGGTATTAATGTAGATGATTGCGCTGAAGTTAGTCACCAAGTAAGTGCCGTAATGGACGTTGAAGATCCAATTTCAGTGGCTTATAACCTTGAAGTGTCTTCTCCAGGTTTAGAGAGACCACTGTTCAAAGCAGAGCATTACCAACAATTTATTGGTCACGAGGTAAGCATCGTTTTGAAAATGGCTGTCGGCAACCGTCGTAAATGGAAAGGTGATATCCAATCTATTGAAGGCGAGACAGTAACAGTATTGGTTGAAGGACAAGAAGAAGAATTTGTCTTGAGCAATATTGCGAAAGCTAACCTGATCCCTAAATTTTAG
- the secG gene encoding preprotein translocase subunit SecG, giving the protein MFTVLLVIYLLAALGVIGLVLIQQGKGADMGASFGAGASNTVFGASGSGNFLTRMTAVFATTFFILSLVLGNMSTHKTESQWINPTQGQVIQKADDAVSEVPSQGDEIPQ; this is encoded by the coding sequence ATGTTTACAGTTCTACTTGTGATTTACCTGTTGGCAGCGCTTGGTGTAATTGGCCTAGTGTTGATTCAACAAGGTAAAGGCGCAGATATGGGAGCCTCATTCGGTGCTGGCGCTTCAAACACTGTGTTTGGTGCTAGTGGCTCAGGAAATTTTCTTACCCGAATGACTGCAGTTTTTGCAACTACATTTTTTATCCTTAGCTTGGTGCTTGGTAATATGTCTACACATAAGACTGAGTCACAATGGATTAACCCGACACAAGGTCAGGTTATTCAGAAAGCTGATGATGCAGTGAGTGAAGTTCCATCGCAAGGCGATGAAATTCCACAATAA